A region from the Muribaculum gordoncarteri genome encodes:
- the msrA gene encoding peptide-methionine (S)-S-oxide reductase MsrA has translation MLTVYFAGGCFWGTQHYFKQIKGVVNTCVGYANSTIPHPTYHEVCTGMTMAVEGVEVQYDPAVVSLEFLIELYFKSIDPTSLNRQGGDKGTQYRTGIYYTNAEQQHIIIDTVNRLAKDYDRPVVVEIMQLKNFYPAEEYHQDYLDKNPNGYCHIHPELFELARKANMQ, from the coding sequence TTGGGGCACCCAGCACTATTTCAAACAGATAAAAGGAGTTGTCAACACCTGCGTAGGATATGCCAACAGCACTATCCCCCATCCCACCTATCACGAAGTGTGCACGGGCATGACCATGGCCGTCGAAGGTGTAGAAGTTCAATACGATCCTGCCGTCGTGAGCCTCGAATTCCTAATCGAGCTATACTTCAAGTCGATTGATCCTACATCGCTCAACCGCCAGGGCGGCGACAAAGGCACACAGTACCGCACCGGCATATACTACACTAACGCCGAGCAGCAACACATCATAATCGACACGGTAAACCGTCTTGCCAAGGATTACGACCGCCCGGTAGTCGTGGAGATAATGCAGCTCAAGAACTTCTATCCTGCCGAAGAGTATCATCAGGACTATCTCGACAAGAACCCCAACGGATATTGTCACATCCATCCCGAGCTGTTTGAACTCGCCCGCAAAGCGAATATGCAGTAA